In Gammaproteobacteria bacterium, the genomic stretch TTACTATCGGATCAACGTTACGAGCACCCTGGCTACTGGGCGGCGTTCCTGATGATCGGCAACTGGTTATAGTCCGCGGGCACGGATGCTCATGGCCAAATGGACACGTGCCCTGCGCTCGCCCCTGGTGATGTATCTCGCGCTGGGTAACCTAGTGTTCGTCTGTGTGTTCGCTTTGCGGGCGGCTGGAAACCTGGAGTTTATGGAACTCGCCACCTACGATCTTTACCTGCGGTTGCGACCCGGCGTCTCGGGGCCCGACCGGCGTATCGTCCTGATAGGAGCGACGGAGGCCGATCTGCGAACCTATGGCTGGCCGCTGTCGGACGCCGTGCTCGCAGAGCTGTTGCGGCGGCTGACCGCGCACCGGCCACAGGCCATCGGCGTGGATATCTATCGAGATCTACCCGTACCGCCGGGGCATACACGTCTCGAAGCTTTGCTGACACGCAACCGCCACATCTTCTTCGTAATGAAGTTTGGCGATGAGGGTGGCGGCCGCGTGCCGCCGCCGCCCGCGCTGGCGGACACCGATCGGGTCGGATTTGCGGACGTGGTGACCGATTCCGGCGGCGTCGTGCGTCGTGGACTGCTGTTTCTGGATGACGGCTCTACGGTGGCATACTCGTTGTCGTTGCGCCTGGCGTTGCATTATCTGGCAGCATACGGCATCGCGCCTGGCCCGGCGCCGAATAATCCACAGCACATACGGCTTGGCGAAACCATCTTGCCGCCATTCGAGCGCAACGACGGCGGCTACGTCGACGCAGATGCGCGGGGGTACCAGATACTGCGCGATTACGCGGGCGCTCCGCGCTCCGGTTTCCGCCGCTATGCGCTCGCGGATGTCTTGATGGGCCGGATCGAGCCGCAGGCAATAAAGAACAAGATCGTCATCGTCGGTGTGGCGGCGCAAAGCGTCAAGGACTACTTCTATACCCCATACAGTGGCGGCTTAGACTCAGACCAGCGCATGTTCGGGATCAACCTGCACGCGCACGCGGTCAGCCAATTGCTGCGCGCCGGGCTGGACGCAGCGCCTTCCATCGCCACGCCAAGCGAGCGGACGGAGGTCGCGTGGACATGGTTATGGACCCTGCTCGGTGGGCTGATCGGGCTACGGATACGCTCGGTGAGATGGTTCTCCGCGTCGGTTGTCGCCGGCTTGGCCGCGCTTGCGCTCATCGGCTACTTGACGTTCCTGCAACGCTGGTGGATACCGTCGGTCGCACCGGGGTTAGGCTGGCTGCTCAGCGCGGGCCTCGTCACATCGTATGTGTCCA encodes the following:
- a CDS encoding adenylate/guanylate cyclase domain-containing protein — protein: MAKWTRALRSPLVMYLALGNLVFVCVFALRAAGNLEFMELATYDLYLRLRPGVSGPDRRIVLIGATEADLRTYGWPLSDAVLAELLRRLTAHRPQAIGVDIYRDLPVPPGHTRLEALLTRNRHIFFVMKFGDEGGGRVPPPPALADTDRVGFADVVTDSGGVVRRGLLFLDDGSTVAYSLSLRLALHYLAAYGIAPGPAPNNPQHIRLGETILPPFERNDGGYVDADARGYQILRDYAGAPRSGFRRYALADVLMGRIEPQAIKNKIVIVGVAAQSVKDYFYTPYSGGLDSDQRMFGINLHAHAVSQLLRAGLDAAPSIATPSERTEVAWTWLWTLLGGLIGLRIRSVRWFSASVVAGLAALALIGYLTFLQRWWIPSVAPGLGWLLSAGLVTSYVSNLEKEQRAMLMQLFSRYMSNSVAESLWRQREEFLEGGRPLPQRLTATVLFSDLRGFTTVSERLDPRALMDWLNAYMEAMAKIVMVHDGIVDKFIGDAIMAVFGVPLARHTDTEIQQDAVHAVDCAVTMERELTRLNTEWQSQGLPTIGMRIGIFTGPLVVGSLGSSDRMEYTAIGDTVNIASRLESLDKDSADPRSADSLCRILIGETTMKYLGGKYETAQVGAVRLKGRLAATAVYRVWAPRASYTKFPATESAT